From Anopheles coluzzii chromosome 3, AcolN3, whole genome shotgun sequence, the proteins below share one genomic window:
- the LOC120957974 gene encoding neurotrimin-like, producing MNLRGWGAVQLALAFAVVLVGTMVETLPQPSISVSKEQRNKQEAVESPSDDYDDDYDDDEDVPSQEKPEISDNALLGTTLLTKDYIEQARESEQVTLKCDVSNPTTNNIIIWYYNNKPIFQQLIRLIPDTRYERGPDFSLVIDNVQLTDEGVYSCQLLPNNMTVKIELQLLTPPRDVHIMHGSKTINDTIEMHQRDRKVVLLCSAGGHPTPLITWAYRGRHLDEENSRQLGIKLRKEFLEIHEVKSQHAGDYECMAQNGIGNPISQTVTVVVKGSPIIHKHSSYINTAIGENVEMVCLYDSNPEPRKIQWIRNDEIVQSVPAQTIITNDHHNHHNRTRLTIKNVQQKDLQAYYCKIENELGEAVSKTILGLTPGGAHLIHSNSSDGLLHTWWKIHSIQQISEMLVLYRGENTKYIPVTTEISSHDQNPDGYTWTIRKSIRLPEGEWFVTARARNTEGWSSAESLPHQFQIRDAMDNIQVASIGGSSGAHRTLSVGGLALLLLLVLPFVKTLAY from the exons CTCTTCCACAGCCGAGCATAAGCGTGTCGAAGGAGCAGCGCAACAAACAGGAAGCAGTGGAAAGCCCATCCGATGACTACGATGACGATTACGACGATGATGAGGACGTGCCGTCGCAGGAGAAACCGGAGATCAGCGACAATGCGCTGCTCGGGACGACGCTGCTCACCAAGGACTACATCGAGCAGGCACGGGAAAGCGAACAGGTTACGCTGAAGTGCGACGTCAGCAATCCGACAA CTAACAACATCATCATATGGTACTACAACAACAAGCCCATCTTTCAGCAGTTGATCCGTCTGATACCGGACACGCGGTATGAGCGTGGCCCCGACTTTTCGCTAGTTATCGACAACGTGCAGCTCACGGACGAGGGTGTTTACTCCTGCCAGCTACTGCCCAACAATATGACGGTTAAAATTGAACTACAGCTGTTGAC GCCGCCACGAGATGTCCACATCATGCACGGTAGCAAAACCATCAACGATACGATTGAGATGCATCAGCGCGATCGCAAGGTAGTACTGCTATGCTCGGCCGGAGGACATCCGACTCCCCTCATCACCTGGGCTTATCGA GGACGCCATTTGGATGAGGAAAACAGCCGCCAGCTCGGTATCAAGCTGCGCAAGGAGTTTTTGGAAATCCACGAGGTGAAATCGCAACACGCCGGAGACTACGAGTGTATGGCCCAGAATGGTATTGGCAACCCGATCAGCCAGACGGTGACTGTCGTTGTAAAAG GTAGCCCAATCATTCACAAGCATTCCAGCTACATCAACACGGCGATCGGCGAGAACGTGGAAATGGTCTGCCTGTACGACAGCAATCCGGAGCCACGCAAAATCCAGTGGATTCGAAATGATGAGATCGTTCAGTCGGTACCCGCCCAGACCATCATCACGAACGATCATCACAATCACCACAACCGTACCCGGCTCACCATCAAGAACGTGCAGCAGAAGGACCTGCAGGCGTACTACTGCAAAATTGAG AACGAACTAGGCGAAGCAGTATCGAAAACGATTCTCGGACTGACGCCGGGCGGTGCACATCTGATACACTCCAACTCTTCGGACGGTTTGCTGCACACGTGGTGGAAGATTCACAGCATTCAGCAGATCTCCGAGATGCTCGTGCTTTACCGAGGAGAGAAT ACCAAATACATACCGGTGACGACCGAAATCTCCAGCCACGACCAAAACCCGGACGGCTACACCTGGAC GATTCGCAAATCGATCCGACTTCCGGAGGGCGAATGGTTCGTGACGGCCCGGGCACGCAACACCGAGGGTTGGTCCAGTGCCGAAAGTCTGCCGCACCAGTTCCAGATCCGTGACGCGATGGACAACATTCAGGTGGCTTCGATCGGTGGTTCGAGCGGAGCGCACCGGACACTTTCGGTGGGCGGGCTGgcgctactactgctgctggtgcttccCTTCGTTAAAACGCTAGCGTATTAA
- the LOC120957973 gene encoding integral membrane protein GPR180-like codes for MWTRNTPGRTRWIVMGAAALWMLLGAGVGELPMARAAHLTGTFEVDEFFRFLHKFGFQKTEKHSQKDTEWDTFGYIYGNITSSVNFTVPVTLAVLDKRSFLEYYANRNDYDRDVACQRMFEKLDKIVYSRACNPHAEADYLRRIPCEPGKLCVDEDTRENVVPGSQFTFVISDPNVPRFWYVSMVACYQNVSTCQWHHYDYRKYHPEPPAINYDITLVNGNPNRQTLSFFNPLLFHFSFDQQNTLEMYLIFFVVYLLMVPLQIYAVRLQKHPVTRLFTVSLVLEFVSVCLLLTHTVRYAMNGVGDEKLAIMGDIFDIFSRTSFMLILLLLAKGWAVTRLQISVSSWILLMVIWIPYCAIHVLLYIWNRTEVDIISDIDEYQTWPGWLVLACRSTMMLWFLWELRTTMKYEHSSQKLDFLLHFGASSLVWFIYLPIVAIIAVNVSPLWRYKLLLGITNSADCLAYCVMMGLLWPNRAGQYLLLTGTNFGGMDELDEFNEAPHIVHRDSDTLHSSNGDLAIDDYLDNEDDEIETLVLSTDDLLHTGSSYAVGSGSGSGGGSKPLSLHNGSALNGGIGKGGRSFD; via the exons ATGTGGACGAGGAACACTCCCGGACGAACGCGGTGGATTGTGATGGGGGCGGCGGCCCTGTGGATGCTGCTGGGGGCGGGGGTAGGCGAGCTGCCCATGGCCCGCGCTGCCCACCTGACGGGCACGTTCGAGGTGGACGAGTTCTTTCGCTTTCTGCACAAGTTCGGCTTCCAGAAGACGGAGAAACACTCCCAGAAGGACACGGAGTGGGACACGTTCGGGTACATCTACGGCAACATTACGTCGAGCGTGAACTTTACCGTGCCGGTGACGCTGGCGGTGCTCGACAAGCGCAGCTTTCTCGAGTACTACGCGAACCGGAACGATTACGACCGGGACGTGGCCTGCCAGCGGATGTTCGAGAAGCTGGACAAGATCGTGTACAGCCGGGCGTGCAATCCGCACGCGGAGGCGGACTACCTGCGGCGCATCCCGTGCGAGCCGGGCAAGCTGTGCGTGGACGAGGACACGCGGGAAAACGTCGTCCCCGGGAGCCAGTTCACGTTCGTCATCAGTGATCCGAACGTGCCAAG aTTCTGGTACGTGTCGATGGTAGCCTGTTATCAGAATGTGTCCACCTGCCAGTGGCATCATTACGACTATCGCAAGTACCACCCGGAACCGCCGGCGATAAACTACGATATAACGCTCGTGAACGGGAACCCGAACCGGCAGACGCTGTCGTTCTTCAATCCGCTGCTGTTTCACTTCTCCTTCGACCAGCAGAACACGCTCGAGATGTATTTGATCTTTTTCGTCGTGTATCTGCTGATGGTGCCGCTGCAAATCTATGCCGTGCGGTTGCAGAAGCACCCGGTGACACGGCTGTTTACCGTCAGCCTGGTGCTGGAGTTTGTCAGCGTCTGTCTGCTGCTCACGCACACGGTGCGGTACGCGATGAACGGCGTGGGCGACGAGAAGCTGGCCATTATGGGCGATATATTTGATATCTTTAGCAGA ACCTCATTCATGctcatactgctgctgctggcgaagGGGTGGGCCGTGACGCGACTACAGATCAGTGTTAGCAGCTGGATACTGCTGATGGTTATTTGGATACCCTACTGTGCCATACACGTGCTGCTGTACATATGGAACAGA ACGGAAGTTGATATTATCTCCGACATTGACGAGTATCAGACGTGGCCCGGCTGGCTGGTACTTGCCTGCCGCTCCACGATGATGCTCTGGTTCCTGTGGGAGCTGCGCACCACGATGAAGTACGAACACTCGTCGCAGAAGCTGGACTTTCTGCTTCACTTCGGTGCTTCGAGTCTGGTGTGGTTCATCTACCTGCCGATCGTGGCCATCATTGCTGTGAACGTTAGTCCGCTGTGGCGGTATAAGCTTTTACTAG GTATAACAAATTCTGCCGACTGTTTGGCGTACTGTGTGATGATGGGTTTGCTGTGGCCTAACCGTGCCGGCCAATACTTGCTGCTGACGGGAACAAACTTTGGTG GTATGGACGAACTGGACGAGTTCAATGAAGCACCGCACATAGTGCACCGGGACTCGGACACGCTGCACAGTAGCAACGGTGATCTAGCGATAGACGATTATTTAGACAACGAGGACGATGAGATAGAAACGCTCGTGCTCAGTACGGACGATTTGCTGCACACGGGCAGCTCGTACGCAGTCGGCAGTGGGTCCGGCAGTGGTGGGGGCAGCAAACCACTCTCCCTGCACAATGGTAGCGCCCTGAACGGTGGCATTGGCAAAGGGGGACGATCGTTCGATTAG